In a single window of the Anaerocolumna cellulosilytica genome:
- a CDS encoding ABC transporter ATP-binding protein, translated as MQSEISVRDLGKIYKIPVRGQGLLSSFKSLIHPVYTEVSAVNNISFDIQKEEMVGFIGPNGAGKTTTLKMLSGLLYPTSGNITVAGYKPYERKREYLKKISMIMGNKSQMNPSITVMDSFYVTKEIYQISDEDYKRRLGELVDLLSIEELLPKLSRNLSLGERAKCEFVMALLYCPDIVFLDEPTLGMDVSIQLRLRSFIKEYNKRYNTTFLLTSHYMSDITSLCSRVILINKGELMYDGDLQHLGDKLLPFKLIKVVFSDANIRFEDIKKHVKGDLTLVNQNEQTFLIRARKDDISQTSYTILSNFIVNDLTIEDPEIESLIDLVYSNGVNV; from the coding sequence ATGCAATCAGAAATATCAGTAAGAGACTTGGGGAAAATATATAAAATTCCTGTTAGGGGTCAGGGTCTATTATCTTCATTTAAGAGTTTAATACATCCTGTTTATACTGAGGTGAGCGCAGTTAATAATATTAGTTTTGATATACAGAAAGAGGAAATGGTTGGTTTTATTGGGCCAAACGGCGCGGGCAAAACAACAACATTGAAAATGCTTTCGGGTCTGCTCTATCCTACAAGCGGAAACATTACTGTAGCAGGATACAAACCATATGAAAGAAAAAGAGAGTATTTAAAAAAAATTAGTATGATTATGGGAAATAAATCCCAGATGAACCCTAGTATTACAGTTATGGATTCATTTTATGTGACAAAAGAGATTTATCAAATATCAGATGAGGATTATAAAAGAAGATTGGGTGAGTTGGTAGATCTTTTATCTATTGAAGAATTGCTGCCTAAACTCTCAAGAAATCTCTCACTGGGAGAAAGAGCAAAATGTGAATTCGTAATGGCGTTGCTTTATTGTCCGGATATTGTGTTTTTAGATGAACCTACATTAGGAATGGATGTTTCCATTCAACTTCGCCTCCGCAGCTTTATAAAGGAATACAATAAACGATACAATACAACCTTTTTGTTAACCAGCCACTACATGAGTGATATTACCTCACTATGCTCAAGAGTCATATTAATTAATAAGGGTGAATTAATGTATGATGGAGATTTGCAGCATTTAGGGGATAAATTATTACCTTTTAAATTAATAAAAGTAGTATTTTCCGATGCAAATATTAGATTTGAGGATATAAAGAAACATGTAAAAGGTGATTTAACGCTGGTTAATCAGAATGAACAGACCTTTTTGATAAGAGCTCGAAAAGATGACATATCACAAACCTCATATACGATTCTTAGCAATTTTATTGTTAATGATTTGACAATTGAAGACCCTGAAATTGAATCTTTAATTGATTTAGTTTATAGTAATGGGGTGAATGTATGA
- the dhaK gene encoding dihydroxyacetone kinase subunit DhaK, producing MRKIMNRPETMVIEMCNGIAMAHPETEFIPKYKVIKKRKINKEKVSLISGGGSGHEPAHAGYVGKGMLDAAVCGDIFASPSQVQVYQAIKETASDKGTLLIIKNYSGDLMNFKNAAYLAEEDGIKVDYVKVDDDIAVQDSLYTVGRRGVAGTVLVHKIAGAAAEKGLSLEEVKIAAEQANKNIKSIGCAFSSCTVPAKGTPTFEIAEGEMEYGVGIHGEPGIKREKIVSADELAVRMVNSLLDELHREDEEVTVLINGFGSTPLQELYVLNNSVARILNEKNITVYRTFVGNYMTSIDMLGASITLMKMDSKLKELLDETSDAPAFKVSGKAESIPYVDISMTSEEHKNSKMCLTTSPEYAKIQNNKLSLNNLIFLVDKMSDCIIKNEVYFCELDSHAGDGDFGMSVAKGFKQLKREWEYILENHASTIGAFLESCSMVIMEYCGGASGPIWGSAFRAAGKCAGEKKEVTLEEFAALMQAAVDGIQKTGERSFGRGAVVGDKTLIDALVPCVNELSKSAQREDTVKKAFESGARAAVQGADKTKDIVARMGRAGTVGERSLGFPDAGAFALGIIFTEIAESVIEEV from the coding sequence ATGAGAAAAATAATGAATCGTCCGGAAACAATGGTAATTGAGATGTGCAATGGAATTGCCATGGCACATCCAGAGACAGAGTTCATTCCTAAATATAAGGTAATAAAGAAAAGAAAGATTAATAAAGAGAAAGTTAGTTTGATTAGTGGCGGAGGAAGCGGTCATGAACCGGCTCACGCAGGCTATGTTGGAAAGGGAATGCTTGATGCAGCGGTATGCGGTGATATTTTTGCTTCACCTTCCCAGGTTCAGGTTTATCAGGCAATTAAAGAAACGGCCAGTGATAAAGGAACTCTTTTAATAATTAAGAATTACAGCGGCGATTTGATGAATTTCAAAAATGCTGCTTATCTTGCAGAAGAAGATGGAATTAAGGTAGATTATGTTAAGGTAGATGATGACATTGCGGTTCAGGACAGTTTGTATACTGTAGGAAGACGTGGTGTTGCAGGAACTGTTTTGGTGCATAAAATAGCAGGTGCGGCAGCAGAAAAAGGACTTTCCTTAGAGGAAGTCAAAATTGCCGCAGAGCAAGCAAACAAAAATATTAAAAGTATTGGCTGTGCATTTAGTTCCTGTACAGTTCCGGCAAAAGGTACGCCAACCTTTGAAATTGCTGAAGGAGAAATGGAATATGGCGTTGGTATCCACGGAGAACCCGGTATTAAAAGGGAAAAAATTGTAAGTGCTGACGAATTAGCTGTAAGGATGGTAAATTCGTTACTTGATGAACTGCATAGAGAAGATGAGGAAGTAACCGTATTAATTAACGGTTTTGGCAGTACACCTTTACAAGAATTGTATGTGTTAAATAATTCGGTAGCCCGTATTCTGAATGAAAAAAATATAACAGTGTATCGTACATTTGTAGGAAATTATATGACCAGCATTGATATGCTGGGGGCCTCTATAACTCTTATGAAGATGGATTCTAAGCTGAAAGAATTATTAGATGAAACCAGTGATGCGCCGGCCTTTAAGGTGTCAGGCAAAGCAGAAAGTATTCCTTATGTGGACATAAGCATGACAAGTGAAGAACATAAAAACAGCAAGATGTGCTTAACAACAAGTCCTGAGTATGCCAAAATACAGAATAACAAACTTTCTTTAAATAATCTGATTTTCCTGGTTGATAAGATGAGTGACTGTATTATTAAAAATGAGGTATACTTTTGCGAACTGGATTCTCATGCTGGTGACGGTGACTTTGGTATGAGTGTTGCAAAAGGCTTTAAGCAATTAAAACGGGAGTGGGAGTATATCTTAGAAAACCATGCTTCTACAATCGGCGCATTTTTGGAAAGCTGCTCCATGGTTATTATGGAATACTGTGGTGGTGCGTCCGGGCCAATCTGGGGTTCAGCTTTTCGTGCGGCAGGGAAGTGTGCCGGTGAGAAAAAAGAAGTAACACTGGAAGAGTTTGCTGCTTTAATGCAGGCAGCGGTAGACGGGATTCAAAAAACCGGAGAACGTTCCTTTGGCAGGGGAGCTGTTGTTGGAGATAAAACGTTAATAGATGCTCTAGTGCCTTGTGTAAATGAACTAAGTAAATCTGCACAAAGAGAAGATACTGTAAAAAAAGCCTTTGAAAGTGGAGCAAGAGCTGCTGTTCAAGGTGCGGACAAGACAAAAGATATTGTTGCTCGTATGGGACGGGCTGGTACAGTAGGAGAGAGAAGCCTTGGTTTTCCTGATGCTGGCGCATTTGCATTAGGCATAATATTCACAGAGATAGCTGAGTCTGTTATAGAAGAAGTGTGA
- a CDS encoding ABC transporter permease — protein MNLRGGIALIKKSFFSYIASRGFYWTLALGWMMTPLIYMFVWVVIAGQGSVSGFEQSDFISYYTILIFVNQLTYPISHWTVGDNIFNGTFSTWLLRPLPVIYEPIAADIALKIACAPFIVIFIVIIVFLFGFRLSLTITNFLLFIVSLILAQVLRFMFGYTLALLGLITSKINSFLSVNDILVHILAGQIIPTILLPGIIRHISVFTPFRYMLGFPIELIQGKLSAEQINYGLIIQLIWIIIVIIVNRFVWSRGIKHYSSIGG, from the coding sequence ATGAATTTAAGAGGTGGAATTGCTTTAATTAAAAAATCATTTTTTAGCTATATTGCCTCAAGAGGATTCTACTGGACGTTAGCTTTGGGATGGATGATGACTCCACTAATTTATATGTTTGTATGGGTTGTAATTGCTGGTCAAGGTTCTGTTTCAGGTTTTGAACAAAGTGACTTTATTTCCTATTATACTATTTTGATTTTTGTAAACCAATTAACGTATCCAATTTCTCATTGGACAGTAGGGGATAATATTTTTAATGGAACATTCTCAACATGGTTATTGAGACCGTTACCAGTAATTTATGAACCTATTGCAGCAGATATTGCGCTGAAAATAGCCTGTGCTCCATTCATTGTAATATTTATTGTAATTATTGTATTTTTGTTTGGCTTTCGCTTATCATTGACTATTACGAACTTCTTATTATTTATTGTAAGCCTGATTTTGGCACAGGTACTTCGTTTTATGTTTGGCTACACGTTAGCCCTGCTAGGTTTAATTACGAGTAAAATTAATTCATTTCTGAGTGTTAATGATATACTAGTTCATATTCTAGCAGGACAGATTATACCTACCATACTTTTACCAGGTATTATTAGACATATTTCTGTGTTTACACCTTTTAGATATATGTTAGGTTTTCCAATTGAATTGATTCAAGGCAAACTCAGTGCGGAACAGATTAATTACGGTTTAATAATTCAATTAATATGGATAATTATAGTTATTATAGTAAATCGCTTTGTTTGGAGTAGAGGAATAAAACACTATTCATCAATTGGAGGTTAG
- a CDS encoding glycerol dehydrogenase, whose protein sequence is MRKAFISPAKYVQGENEIENLGYFIRTFGKSALLIAHKDDVQRVQDKLNKTAEKFQVTFVESGFCGECSRQEVERLKALAMEKKCTCTIGLGGGKAIDTAKCVAEGEALIIVPTIAATDAPTSHSAVLYTPEGAFDDYAYFKQNPSVVLVDTTVIAKAPTRFLVAGMGDALSTYFEARANVASYTKVNAGLPCGYREGLCGEARGTQTAFALATLCYQNLLKDGVKAKIACDANEVTPALENIIETNILLSGIGFESGGLAAAHAIHDGLTILEGTHKYFHGEKVAFGTLAQLALENAAVEELEEVMDFCSSLGLPICLEDIGVEEITEEELYQVAEKACIPEESIHAMPFPITIEGVVAAIKTADALGRRYKENGML, encoded by the coding sequence ATGAGAAAAGCTTTTATATCCCCTGCAAAATATGTACAGGGTGAAAACGAAATTGAAAATTTAGGATACTTTATTAGAACATTTGGTAAATCGGCCCTTTTGATTGCGCATAAAGATGATGTGCAGAGGGTACAGGACAAACTGAACAAAACAGCAGAGAAATTTCAGGTAACCTTTGTAGAAAGCGGATTTTGCGGTGAGTGTTCCAGACAAGAGGTAGAAAGATTAAAGGCACTGGCAATGGAAAAAAAATGCACATGTACCATTGGTCTGGGAGGCGGAAAAGCTATTGATACTGCAAAATGTGTGGCAGAGGGTGAAGCATTAATTATTGTTCCGACTATTGCTGCGACAGATGCACCTACTAGTCATTCGGCGGTTTTATACACCCCGGAAGGTGCCTTTGATGATTATGCATACTTCAAACAAAATCCAAGTGTGGTATTAGTGGATACTACGGTAATAGCCAAGGCACCGACTCGGTTTTTAGTTGCCGGTATGGGAGATGCACTATCAACTTATTTTGAAGCAAGAGCAAATGTTGCCTCTTACACCAAAGTCAATGCAGGACTTCCCTGTGGATACAGAGAAGGCTTATGTGGTGAAGCAAGAGGTACTCAGACAGCATTTGCACTGGCAACTTTGTGTTATCAAAACCTGTTAAAAGATGGAGTAAAAGCTAAAATAGCTTGCGATGCCAATGAGGTAACGCCTGCTTTGGAAAATATAATTGAAACAAATATACTTCTTTCGGGTATTGGCTTTGAAAGTGGTGGACTTGCAGCTGCTCATGCCATTCATGACGGTCTCACTATCTTAGAGGGTACACATAAATACTTCCATGGAGAGAAGGTTGCTTTTGGCACACTGGCGCAATTAGCACTTGAAAATGCAGCAGTAGAAGAATTAGAGGAAGTAATGGACTTTTGCTCATCCCTTGGCTTACCTATCTGCTTAGAAGATATAGGAGTGGAAGAAATAACAGAAGAAGAGCTTTATCAGGTTGCAGAAAAAGCATGTATTCCTGAGGAATCCATCCATGCCATGCCATTTCCGATTACAATAGAAGGCGTTGTGGCAGCCATCAAGACGGCGGATGCACTTGGAAGAAGATATAAAGAAAATGGTATGTTATAA
- a CDS encoding ABC transporter permease: MGNLKLINKVAKLHFKITLQQDMAFRIDFFGKLLNTILAVVGNIAGILILFSQVNTINGWGLYETLTVTGVFMFVQSLKNLVIAPSLSSISGLGGELWTGSFDFTLLKPLPTQLYISLRNWSPFSIIDVILSLIIMGISVFNISSNISVINILLFLFALLMGLVILYSVMLLMTSAAFWYLGTPLLWIFDSFMELGRYPVRIYPTFIKNILTWIIPVGLIVTVPAEALLGGIDLKRIIIGIIFAIIIYFISTKVFKISLKKYSSASS; the protein is encoded by the coding sequence ATGGGCAATTTAAAATTGATAAATAAAGTAGCTAAATTACACTTTAAAATAACATTACAGCAAGATATGGCTTTTAGAATTGATTTCTTCGGAAAACTATTAAATACTATTTTGGCTGTAGTCGGAAATATTGCAGGTATTTTAATACTCTTTTCTCAGGTAAATACAATAAATGGTTGGGGATTATATGAAACTTTGACGGTAACTGGTGTTTTTATGTTTGTACAAAGTTTGAAGAATCTTGTAATTGCTCCTAGTTTATCCTCTATATCTGGACTTGGTGGAGAGTTATGGACAGGTAGTTTCGATTTTACTCTTTTAAAGCCATTGCCTACCCAATTGTATATAAGTTTGAGGAATTGGTCTCCTTTTTCTATTATTGATGTTATTTTAAGTTTGATAATCATGGGTATATCAGTTTTTAATATCAGTAGTAACATTTCAGTAATAAATATATTATTATTCCTTTTTGCATTGCTTATGGGTTTGGTAATCTTATATTCTGTTATGCTATTAATGACCTCTGCGGCATTTTGGTACTTAGGTACACCGCTCCTTTGGATATTTGACAGCTTTATGGAATTAGGACGATATCCAGTTCGGATATATCCTACGTTTATAAAAAATATTCTTACGTGGATAATACCGGTAGGATTGATAGTTACTGTACCTGCAGAAGCCTTGTTAGGCGGAATAGATTTAAAAAGAATAATAATAGGTATCATATTTGCTATAATAATTTATTTTATATCTACTAAAGTATTTAAAATCAGTTTAAAGAAGTATTCTAGTGCGTCAAGCTAA
- a CDS encoding class I adenylate-forming enzyme family protein: MDTFNNVYNLFEEKIKKFPDKTAIVISSEKITYKDLNSRINKWTDFLLSIGVKKGERFIISTDHKYDFIALWLSLWKIGAVPIPLEPSSNNAELERALEAGKPHWLCSENKKHAELLSEANMHKYELHPDWIIAAIVSEEIIDSIPNSAFYAYTSGTSGAPKCVMYDNDATVAILESLIEAFHLTEKDVLLTPMSPSLPSVIFTAILPALSAGSTLVLLNEPLPSRTIKALNETKTTVLFCVPYFYKLLVEAMQVRNTKLEHLRLCVSTSAYLDKKTFSNFYELTNIPIRSIFCSSEAFYCTFNPYDDLNKLSESVGIPLKGVSIRIVDKEGNNTDNLQEGEILVSGTHKSKGYFCRPELEEKVYKDGWIHTGDLGYLDEDGYLYITGRLSNTVNIAGHLVNPQEVETVLTSYPGVYEAVMLGEKDEIYGERILAKIVLKPGAEVKIDDIVKYCKTMLLPHKIPSKIEIVESLPKSRYGKIRRVN; encoded by the coding sequence ATGGATACTTTTAATAATGTGTATAATTTATTTGAAGAAAAGATTAAAAAATTTCCTGACAAAACTGCAATTGTAATTTCAAGTGAGAAAATAACTTATAAAGATTTAAATAGTAGAATAAACAAATGGACTGATTTTCTCTTATCAATTGGTGTAAAAAAAGGAGAGCGGTTTATAATTAGTACGGATCATAAATATGATTTTATTGCACTTTGGTTATCACTTTGGAAAATCGGTGCAGTTCCAATTCCTTTAGAACCATCTTCCAATAACGCTGAATTAGAACGGGCTTTGGAGGCAGGAAAACCGCATTGGCTATGTAGTGAGAACAAAAAGCATGCTGAGCTTTTAAGTGAAGCAAACATGCATAAATATGAGTTGCATCCAGATTGGATTATTGCAGCAATCGTTTCAGAAGAAATAATAGATTCAATCCCAAACAGTGCTTTTTACGCATACACTTCGGGTACTTCAGGTGCTCCTAAGTGTGTTATGTATGATAATGATGCAACAGTTGCAATTCTAGAGTCGTTGATTGAGGCGTTTCATTTGACTGAAAAGGATGTATTATTGACACCAATGTCACCATCTCTTCCGTCCGTTATTTTTACTGCTATCTTACCAGCACTATCAGCTGGTTCAACACTTGTATTATTAAATGAACCACTACCAAGTCGTACGATAAAAGCCTTAAATGAGACCAAAACCACAGTATTATTTTGTGTTCCGTATTTTTATAAATTGTTGGTTGAGGCTATGCAGGTGAGAAATACTAAACTAGAACACTTAAGATTGTGTGTTTCAACTTCTGCATACTTGGATAAGAAAACGTTTAGTAATTTTTATGAACTCACTAATATTCCAATAAGGTCGATATTTTGTTCTTCTGAAGCATTTTACTGCACCTTTAATCCCTATGATGATTTAAACAAGTTAAGTGAATCAGTAGGTATTCCACTTAAAGGAGTTTCAATACGTATAGTTGATAAAGAAGGAAATAATACAGATAACTTGCAAGAAGGAGAAATCCTTGTCTCGGGCACCCATAAATCAAAAGGGTATTTTTGCCGTCCTGAGTTAGAAGAAAAAGTTTATAAAGATGGATGGATTCATACCGGTGACTTAGGTTATTTAGACGAGGATGGATACCTTTATATAACAGGTCGTCTATCTAACACAGTTAATATTGCCGGGCACCTTGTTAATCCTCAGGAGGTGGAGACTGTACTAACATCTTATCCTGGAGTATATGAAGCTGTAATGTTGGGAGAAAAAGATGAAATTTATGGAGAGCGTATCTTGGCTAAGATAGTCTTAAAGCCAGGGGCAGAAGTTAAAATTGACGATATCGTTAAATATTGTAAAACAATGCTTCTTCCACATAAGATACCAAGCAAAATCGAAATTGTCGAGAGTCTTCCCAAAAGTCGTTATGGAAAAATACGCAGGGTAAATTAA
- a CDS encoding MerR family transcriptional regulator produces the protein MQQNKKFYKPVELAYLYGIHPNTIRLYERLGYISPAERTSNNYRKFSKIHVLQVKICRCIFGYPFTNRHIRDTGNEVMWAAAKKQWDFGKQYASDYIQTIKQEIDLAEKAAEVLQKWALSKRIIENPEQPINFSRKEIADLFGITGETVRNWERNGLISSDALGINNEKLYNNKDLERLRIVYMLRQAGYSISAIHHSISTYNSGQSNMVLTALNNPEYDELISVGDHWLHALWKLMDAAQKIPSIFNELETL, from the coding sequence GTGCAACAGAATAAAAAATTTTATAAACCAGTTGAATTAGCTTATCTATATGGTATTCATCCAAATACCATAAGGCTATATGAACGACTTGGTTATATATCGCCAGCAGAGAGAACTTCAAATAACTATCGTAAATTTAGTAAGATACACGTTTTACAAGTAAAAATATGCAGATGTATTTTTGGCTATCCCTTTACAAATAGGCATATTAGAGATACTGGAAATGAGGTCATGTGGGCGGCAGCTAAAAAGCAATGGGATTTTGGCAAACAGTATGCAAGTGATTATATACAGACAATCAAACAGGAAATTGATTTAGCTGAAAAGGCGGCGGAAGTATTACAAAAGTGGGCATTATCAAAAAGAATTATAGAAAATCCTGAACAACCGATAAATTTCTCCCGTAAGGAAATAGCGGATTTATTTGGAATTACTGGTGAGACAGTGCGAAATTGGGAAAGAAATGGTTTGATTTCCTCTGATGCGCTTGGAATAAATAATGAAAAATTATATAACAATAAAGACTTAGAAAGATTAAGAATTGTATATATGTTACGTCAGGCTGGTTATAGTATTTCGGCTATTCATCACAGTATATCAACATATAATAGTGGGCAATCTAATATGGTCTTAACTGCACTTAACAATCCAGAATATGATGAACTTATTTCCGTTGGTGACCATTGGCTGCATGCGTTGTGGAAACTTATGGATGCGGCTCAAAAGATACCGTCTATCTTTAACGAGTTGGAAACGTTATAA
- a CDS encoding AraC family transcriptional regulator gives MIDYAQKRMINGELSAAERVSGMNDNMVSSHYHEFYELYYLESGQRYHLINDNMYSIEGGQFLLFEPYVLHHSCGDKDVPFSRLIVYFREDEILSNELNQALNGSSGAYRLQKTEAKQVYQLMNLINIEKQNPQQYSNEYCRSLLNMMLIILFRNKRQKLKQAQKNQITGIISYINANYMHDLSVNEIAAHFYISPFYLCREFKKYTNSTIVQYINKTRIINAQRLLYCSDDNITNIGMNTGFSSVSHFGRVFKEVTGVTPTSWRKKEKFSLFEKVDIT, from the coding sequence ATGATTGATTATGCACAAAAGCGTATGATAAATGGGGAGCTGTCAGCAGCCGAGCGTGTCAGTGGGATGAATGATAATATGGTTTCATCTCATTATCATGAATTTTATGAGTTATATTACCTGGAATCTGGTCAGAGGTACCATCTTATAAATGATAACATGTATTCGATTGAGGGAGGGCAGTTCCTGTTATTTGAACCGTATGTACTTCATCATTCCTGCGGTGATAAAGATGTGCCCTTTTCCCGTCTTATCGTCTATTTTCGTGAGGATGAGATTCTGTCAAATGAACTCAACCAGGCACTTAATGGGTCTTCCGGTGCATATAGATTACAAAAGACAGAGGCAAAGCAGGTTTATCAATTAATGAATCTGATTAATATAGAAAAACAAAATCCGCAGCAATACAGCAATGAGTATTGCAGAAGTCTGCTAAATATGATGCTGATTATTCTTTTTCGAAATAAACGCCAGAAGCTGAAACAAGCTCAAAAGAATCAGATTACAGGTATTATTTCTTATATTAATGCCAATTATATGCATGACCTTTCGGTAAATGAAATAGCAGCACATTTTTATATCAGCCCCTTCTATTTATGTCGTGAATTTAAAAAGTATACCAATTCTACAATTGTCCAGTATATAAATAAAACAAGAATAATAAATGCACAGAGGCTTTTATACTGTTCTGATGATAATATTACTAATATAGGTATGAATACCGGTTTTTCCAGCGTCAGTCACTTTGGCCGTGTATTTAAAGAAGTGACGGGCGTTACTCCTACTTCATGGAGGAAGAAGGAGAAGTTCTCATTATTTGAAAAAGTAGATATAACCTGA
- a CDS encoding DegT/DnrJ/EryC1/StrS family aminotransferase: protein MNIPSLKIKFEDEEKSFILREIEECLTTGQLSQGTKVLRFEEELASFVKVKHAVAVNSGSSAIEVMMRTLGVEGKEVLVPTNTFLATAMGVLLAGGVVRLVDTDPKTFSVSLEELKKRVTKKTTGVIIVHIGGIITPEIDKIAAWCKQEGIWLFEDAAHALGSTLNGKHAGSFGIAGEYSLFATKVITSGEGGSIVTNSEELTEKMRLYRNHGKPKPWETYHTQVGANYRMSEITSIMAYSQLKRLGNILQEREAIAKRYTDMLKSNSELTLINPMCNSNWYKYIILLPKGIERDLLKQKMKEKGVNLQGEVYGVPLHRQPIAVQLGFEGDFSNADDVCSRHICLPIYQDLTVEQQDYIVTVLQDTLENIKNGGH, encoded by the coding sequence ATGAATATACCTTCATTGAAAATTAAGTTTGAGGATGAAGAGAAAAGCTTTATTTTAAGGGAGATAGAGGAATGTTTAACGACAGGACAACTTAGTCAGGGAACAAAGGTTTTAAGATTTGAAGAAGAATTAGCCAGTTTTGTAAAAGTCAAACATGCAGTTGCAGTTAATTCAGGTAGTAGTGCAATAGAGGTTATGATGAGAACACTAGGTGTTGAAGGTAAAGAAGTTCTTGTGCCGACTAATACATTTTTAGCAACCGCGATGGGTGTCCTGCTTGCAGGAGGAGTTGTCAGGTTAGTAGATACAGATCCTAAAACATTCTCAGTTAGTTTAGAAGAACTGAAAAAACGAGTTACGAAAAAGACAACCGGAGTAATTATCGTTCATATAGGTGGAATAATAACTCCTGAAATAGATAAGATTGCTGCGTGGTGTAAACAGGAAGGAATTTGGTTATTTGAAGATGCAGCCCATGCCCTTGGCAGTACTTTAAATGGTAAACATGCAGGTAGTTTTGGTATAGCAGGTGAATACTCTTTATTTGCAACAAAGGTTATTACAAGCGGAGAAGGTGGTTCGATTGTAACAAATAGTGAAGAACTTACAGAGAAGATGAGATTATATCGCAATCATGGAAAACCAAAACCATGGGAAACATACCATACACAAGTGGGAGCTAATTATAGGATGAGTGAGATTACATCGATTATGGCGTATTCTCAATTAAAACGACTGGGTAATATTTTACAGGAAAGAGAAGCAATAGCTAAGCGATATACGGACATGCTAAAGTCGAATTCCGAATTAACACTTATAAATCCAATGTGTAATAGTAATTGGTATAAATATATAATATTATTACCTAAAGGTATAGAGCGAGATTTACTGAAACAAAAAATGAAGGAAAAAGGAGTAAATCTGCAAGGTGAAGTCTATGGAGTCCCGTTGCATCGTCAACCAATTGCAGTACAATTAGGCTTTGAAGGTGATTTTTCCAATGCAGATGATGTATGTAGCAGGCATATATGTTTGCCTATATATCAAGATTTAACAGTGGAACAACAAGATTATATTGTTACAGTATTACAAGATACTCTTGAAAATATTAAAAATGGAGGACATTAA